The segment CCCGGCTGCCACGAGCGCCGAATACTCACCAAGCGAATGGCCGGCCACATAGTCATGTTTTATCCCTTCACACTGCAATGCGGCAAAGGCGGCCATACTGACCGCCATGATGGCCGGCTGCGCATTTGCGGTGAGCGTGAGCAGATCATCTGGCCCTTCGAAGCAGAGGCGAGCCAAGTCGATCCCCAGAGACTCACTCCCCTTCTCGAAAAGCTGACGGGCTTCAGGGAGTTGCGCCCAGAAATCCCGTCCCATGCCAACTCGCTGAGAACCCTGCCCGGGAAAAACGAGCGCGATCGCACCCATCAGCGACAGGCGTACATACTTACCATCGGATGAGCGCCGATCCCCAGGTGACCCCGCCCCCGAAGGCCGTCAGCAGCAACAAATCACCACGTTTTAGCCGCCCTACCCGAACGGCTTCGTCTATGGCAATAGGGATCGAGGCAGCAGACGTATTCCCATAGCGGTCAATATTCATAAAGATCCGCTCTCGCGGAAGATCCAATCGCTCGGCCACTGCATAGATGATTCGGGCGTTGGCCTGGTGAGAAATAAAGAGATCAATGTCAGAGACCTCTACCCCATTAGCCTTCAGCGCGGCCATGGCGGCATCCTCCATTGACCGGACGGCCGTCTTGAACACCTCGTTTCCATTGGGCATCCGGATCGTGACCAGCTTCTCGTCAATGACCTTTTGCGAGGCAGGCTGGCGAGAGCCACCCCCTGGAATAAACAATTGCTTCCCCTTTGATCCGTCGGAATACAGATGTGTGGAGAGGATGCTGGAATCAGCAGTTGTGCGCTGGACAAGCGCCGCTCCCGCCCCATCACCAAAGAGAATACAGGTGCCTCGATCACTCCAGTCAACCACCTTGGAGAGGGTGTCCGCCCCTATCACCAGGATATTTCGCATGAGGCCGGCCCGCAGATAGGCATCGGCGACAGAAAGGCCGTAAATAAAGCCGGAGCACGCAGCCATTAAATCGAAAGCTGCTGCTCGCGACGCGCCCAGTCGTTCCTGCAGTACGCACGCGGTAGAAGGGAAAAACATGTCGGGGGTCACCGTATTCACGAGGATCAGGTCCAGGTCATTAGGATCAACGGAAGCGGACTCCAGGGCGCGTCGGGCCGCCACCTCAGCCAGATCCGAGGTTGCCTGATCGTCGGAGGCGATTCGCCGCTCCGATATCCCCGTTCGGGTGACAATCCACTCATCGCTGGTGCTGACCATCTGCTCCAAATCAGCATTGGTCAGAACCCGATCCGGAACGAAGGCCCCTATGCCAGCGATCCTGCTGCCGTACATTACATGCGCCCTCTCGCTAACTGACGGCGATCCCTTCTATGATATGTTCGATCACCCTGTTCTCGACGCATTCGGCGGCCGCCCGAATTGCATTCGCGATGGCCTTGGCGGTCGAGCGGCCGTGGCAGATGATAATGACCCCTCTGACCCCCAGTAGTGGCGCGCCGCCGTACTCCGAGTAGTCAACCAGCTTCTTGAAGCGCTTAAATGCGCCTCGAGCCAATAAGGCGCCGGCCATCCCCGCCAACCCCTTTCCCAGTTCCTCCTTGAGCGAAAGCGTAAAAAACTCCGCAGCCCCTTCAATGATCTTCAAAGCGATATTGCCGGTGAAGCCATCGCAGACGATGACATCGGCTGTCCCCATGAGGACCTCGCGGCCCTCGACGTTCCCGATGAAATTAAGAGACGGCTCCTCTTCGAGCCCCCTGAAGGCCTCTCGAGTCAGCTCGTTCCCCTTGCTCTCCTCCTCCCCGATGCTCAGGAGGCCGACGGTAGGCGACGGCTTCCCCATGATCTGACGCGCATAGACATCACCCATAATAGCAAACTGCAGGAGATGCC is part of the Candidatus Methylomirabilis limnetica genome and harbors:
- a CDS encoding beta-ketoacyl-ACP synthase III, yielding MYGSRIAGIGAFVPDRVLTNADLEQMVSTSDEWIVTRTGISERRIASDDQATSDLAEVAARRALESASVDPNDLDLILVNTVTPDMFFPSTACVLQERLGASRAAAFDLMAACSGFIYGLSVADAYLRAGLMRNILVIGADTLSKVVDWSDRGTCILFGDGAGAALVQRTTADSSILSTHLYSDGSKGKQLFIPGGGSRQPASQKVIDEKLVTIRMPNGNEVFKTAVRSMEDAAMAALKANGVEVSDIDLFISHQANARIIYAVAERLDLPRERIFMNIDRYGNTSAASIPIAIDEAVRVGRLKRGDLLLLTAFGGGVTWGSALIRW
- the plsX gene encoding phosphate acyltransferase PlsX gives rise to the protein MGTRIALDAMGADQGLGVTVEGAVVAARDRNLTVVLVGNEDEISQRLKQYRTNGLSIVIRHAPETVGMQESPSAALRKKKQSSIRVGLELVKNGEADGFISAGNTGAVMATALVTLGPLPGVERPAIAIIVPTLKGRSLVLDAGANADCKARHLLQFAIMGDVYARQIMGKPSPTVGLLSIGEEESKGNELTREAFRGLEEEPSLNFIGNVEGREVLMGTADVIVCDGFTGNIALKIIEGAAEFFTLSLKEELGKGLAGMAGALLARGAFKRFKKLVDYSEYGGAPLLGVRGVIIICHGRSTAKAIANAIRAAAECVENRVIEHIIEGIAVS